Proteins encoded in a region of the Triticum dicoccoides isolate Atlit2015 ecotype Zavitan chromosome 3A, WEW_v2.0, whole genome shotgun sequence genome:
- the LOC119270383 gene encoding H/ACA ribonucleoprotein complex non-core subunit NAF1-like gives MSLVAYDASSDEDEAGDPPAAAAAPAPAPAPPPRPAPTVGPQPRPPSPSPSVRAAPRPSAPPPAPSQNVSLPAPSFDLPDIADLFDSPSLPNRGSAGMVGSSSRKRESNGSAIQDPRSKFPRAQSAQSRGARNAAASTLVPPQLSGRSNVVTEDMGKLFVARRKD, from the exons ATGTCGCTGGTCGCCTACGACGCCTCCTCCGACGAGGACGAAGCCGGcgaccctcccgccgccgccgccgcccccgcccccgccccggcCCCTCCTCCCCGCCCCGCCCCCACCGTCGGGCCGCAGCCGAGGCCTCCGTCGCCCTCGCCGTCGGTGCGCGCCGCGCCCCGGccatccgcgccgccgcccgcccccAGCCA GAATGTCTCCCTGCCCGCACCATCATTTGACCTACCAGACattgcagatctttttgattccccCTCTCTCCCCAACAGAGGTTCTGCTGGTATGGTGGGAAGTTCATCAAGGAAAAGAGAATCAAATGGATCAGCTATTCAAGATCCCCGTAGTAAATTCCCAAGGGCCCAGTCAGCACAATCTCGTGGTGCCAGGAATGCTGCTGCGAGCACATTAGTTCCACCACAGCTTAGTGGAAG GAGTAACGTTGTTACTGAAGATATGGGCAAACTATTTGTGGCAAGACGTAAAGATTAG